The Acinonyx jubatus isolate Ajub_Pintada_27869175 chromosome A2, VMU_Ajub_asm_v1.0, whole genome shotgun sequence genomic sequence TTTACTAgatttgtttctttgaataaaaattgaacattttttatttatgtatctgaATCTTGCCTCTTTCCACAAAGAATTAGAGGCAGCTTAAATTGCTTAATTTTGCCTTAAACATTGTGGATACTGGAAGAAGGTATAGACGCTTGCAGAGTGAAAAACTGACGTGAAAACGATAGGCAATGCTAGGTTTCAGGCGGAGAGTAAGGAACGGGCTCTTAGGGAAATCTGCCCACATGCTAAATGGGATGGGAGCAAAGCTACCCAggagctcctggtttcactgcaCATTGTTTGCTCAGCCACCGTCCATGTTGCCTCTGCTCCCACTCTTCCCGAGAAATGGCTCAGGGCTCCAAATCACCTGTTTTTGTCACATTTAATAAGTACACTGTGGATTGGTGTGAGTCTAGTTTATTTGCCACAGAAGGATCCTCACGTCGGACTGTGCAATTTAGTGGTTGCATCAGTCATTTTGAATTTTCCttagtaatttgtgttttctctcaagctcccttttttcctttttctgacatGGAAAGTTTTGTATAATGGTATTTGAAGCTTTCGAAACTTTTTtactcggggctcctgggtggctcagtcggttaggcgtctgactttgatgtcagctgaggtcatgattcacggtttgtgaaatcaatctccatatcgggctctgcattgatagcatgagcctgcttgggattctctctccctctctctctctactcctcctccatgcatgctctctctcactctttctcaaaataaatgaataaacattttttaaagcccaaCTTTTTTACTCTTACATAAGGAAGAGTTTTTACTCGGtcaccttttcaatttttttcatagacTCAAAATCTttcaatactattttttttctttttttaaggcattttttaaaagaattcctttttaaaaaaatgtttatttttgagagaaagagagcatgcaagcagagagagagagggacagaggatctgaagcaggctctatgctgacagcagagaacctgatgtgggtctcgaactcacactctgagatcatgacctgagctgaagtcggacactgaactgactgagccactcaggtgcccccctttgtatatcttttgtatttcctttaatcCTGTGGTGCTTGGTAATGTTAAATAAttgttattctttcattttagatGACATAAATATTGCAGCTCTTTTTGGAAATGAACAAGTCAGTGAAGATACAAATAATGGTGATCTCACTTCCTACGTGTCtgcatttatagaaaaagaagttGGAAATGACCTTAAATCTTTAAAGAAACTTGATAAACTCATAGAACagatgacagaaaataaaatgcagttagAAGAACAGGCAAGTATTAAAACTCATTGAAATAATACCACAATTGTTCAATGACATAATATAGACATCACCATTATTATATATCACTGTTGTTCTAGGGAATTTTGAAGATACAGATTATGACAAATAGTCTAGTCATTTAAAACTGTTTAATAGGTTTTAAGGACCTACAATGTGCTAGGTACTTTACAAATTATGTAAAAGACAAAGTTCCTGCTGGTCTGATTTAGGTCTTAAAAACATAACGACAgctaacatgaaaaaaattgttttttaatgtttatttaagagagagagagagcgcgagcgcgcgcgcgggagaggggcagagagatagagacagaattcaaagcaggctccaggctctgagctgtcagcacagagcccaacttggggcttgaactcacaaaccgtgagatcatgacctgagccgaagttggccacttaaccaactgagccacccaggcacccctgacagcTAACATTTTAAGGAGTTTTTCGTACAGTGACTTTTAAAGTCAAGGAAGTAATTCATGGTGTACAAAAATGTCATAACACCATCATTCCAAACTTTTTATATGTGCGCTCATGAGGAGAAAACCTGAAAATAAGTATGACATAATAATGGTTATTTCTGAGTGGTTGGTTAACAGgtgattcattttctttacatctttctgtattttcaggtgttttctttttacagtgaAATTATTACTTAAAATGGTGTTTAAAAAACCGAATGaatgtaatcttaaaaaaataagtggatcCATTTACTTGCAACAGTGTGTCAAGGATAAAAGATTCATATCATGTAACTACTACATTGGGTTAAGTGTGTGGTATGTTCGTGTGTTAGCCCTGGGTTGATAGCCATCCTGtgttcccccatccccaccccctcagccctCACCTTTCCGGTTTTTCCACCATGTCTGCCCTATTCTCCTAAGCatggcccagccccaccccctccgtCCACGCCTGCGGCCAAGCTGTAGTGGGCTCTCTGAGGAAGTCACAGGCTGAGTGGATGGATGCCAGCCCTGATATGTGGTCTCCAGGGCTCCTTCCTTGGGAAGGTCAGctcctctgccactcccctcATTTGTTCTTACAAATTCTCCCCAGGATACCTGCCCCATCTGGCCATTCTGTCTTCCCAAATAGAAAAGATGAAGGCCACTTAGCATGACTCTATTGAACAGTCTACCCCACATTCCACAAACTTCTTTGCAGCCATGTCTACTTCTTAATTCAGCCGAAGATCAGTCTACGGCTGTCCTCATGCCTCAGATTCTACCTGCCACCGGAGTGATGTTGCTTTGTGGTTTTatagtttcctcctctgctcctcagcCAGTCCTGTCCCCTCAGCGTAGGGACACGCCCACGGCTCTTCCTGAAAACAGAACACTCCCCCCTCATCTCTTAGCCAGTGCTAGTCCCTCCCTTTTGTTGTTAGGCTTCCTCAAGAAGTCCCctttctttgtgtctgtctccACTTCCCAACCAGGCTTGTTTCTCCGATGACCCCGGAAGCTGCTGCCAAAGCCCCTAACTGAACCTTAAATTCAGCATGTCCCAAACTGTACTGCTGTGTGTCTTCACATGCTTCCCTTTCTTGGAAAATGGCGCCACTATCTGCCTGTCACCCGGGCCTGAAGCCTGGGAACCTTACTAAGATCGCCGGTCATCCTGCCTCCTCTATCCCATCTCCAGAACATCTGACCTTTGCccccttcctgtctctgcccgCCACCCAGTTCACCCAGTTTAGGGCTGCAGCCTCTCACACACTGGATGGCAGTTTGCCCgtcttctgcttccttcccatCCCGCAGTAACCATCGCTCATTTTTATCCATTACAGAAATGATCTCGTGtgaataagcaaatatatatatagttacagtCTTTTCTGTATTGTGTAAGCGCGTGTATACTTAAAATATGCATGGCTTAACTTTTTATAATTAATGTAATACATGGCTTGCTTTCTTATCAATGTATATAGATCTCTCTTTTTGAATGGTTTTATGGTATTCAACTATGGTTGTACATAATTTAACTAGGCCCTTACTAGTGGACATTTttgctgtttccactttttagtaCTACAAATAATATGAGAATAAACATAATTGTTTATCacgttaccttttttttttctagattttttattttaagtaatctctatacccaacacagggctcgaacttacaacccctaCATCAGGAGTCTCGTGCTCCCCCAACTATGCCAGCCAGCTGTCCCTGACTTTCCAAATCATAAATCTAACTGAATGATTCCCTTATTAAAAACTCttaatggtggggcgcctgggtggctcagtcggttgagcctccgacttcagctcaggtcatgatcctaccgCCTtgtgagtgagttcgagccctgtgtcaggctctgtgctgacagctcagagcttggagcctgcttcagattctgtgactccctctctctctctgcctctcccttgctcatgctcagtctctcaaaaaatgaataaacgttaacaaaatttttttttaaactcttaatggcttcccattgcctGTTGGAAAAAGCCCACATCCTTCTAAGGCACAAGATGCTTCTCTGATCTCGCCTCTCCCTACCAATCTaggtttgtctcttcttttttttttttttttcttttaacattatttatttatttttgagagacagagagagacagaggatgagcaggggaggggcatagagacaaggagacacagaatccaaagcaggctccaggctctgagctgacatcacagatgtggggctcgaacccatgaacctcaagatatgacctgagctgcagtccgacccgactgagcgacccaggtgcccctagggtcgtctcttctttctgtgtgttCTTGAACTGTATTCTGTGCCTTACTCAGCTTTGCTGGTCTCTCATCATGACTGAGCCGTTCCTTTTGTCTGGAATGTCCTTTCCTTCCAAAGTTCCCCAGAAAATTCCCACCGGCCCTGTAGAGGTCTTTGCAGGAGCCATGTAAGCCCAGTTGCCTTGCATCTCAACACCTCATTATCCAAAGCGtgggagcttgttggaaatgcagaatgtCAGTCCCTACTTCAGACTCAACAACTCACATTTGCATTACACTAGCTGTCTAGGCAATTCCTGTGTACATTCAGGTTTGGGAGGCACTACCTTCGGATACCACTGTACCTAGCATCTATCTTTTATTGCATCAGTCCCATAATACAGTAGTtatttgcttccatttctcttccatATGAACTGAGCTTAAGGGCAGACACCATGTCTTATTTATCTGTTCCTAGCACAGTGCTTCGCACAAAGTGTCTAATCAGTCTTGATTCAATTGAAATTCCTCTAGAATAGTCTTCATGTTGTATTGATACCTAATACTTGTATATGTTTTTCCATGTGTGAGAAGAAGAATTAGTAAATACCACATCTAAAGGCGTTACCTGTATATTATCTTCCCAAGTCAATGGTTCTTGCCGTAGACTTCAATCAGAATCACCAGGGTCACTTTTGCAACAAACATGTACTCAGACTTTTAGAATAgaacttcatttgtttttgaaggaaagTGTTTGGTAGATAAAGCATAAGAAAATTCTCTGTCTGGACCCTCTGAAAGTGCTGAGCTTCATGAAAGATGCAGAGGTGCTTACAGGGGCATCTGCGGCTGCCCACACATCCCCACGTACGGCATTTTGTGTTTAGGTTTGGTTGGTGCAGGAGGCACAAATCGCACCTTTCTTTTGAAGCTTATAATTGacaattttcaattcttttagaacaaacatgtattttgaagatgataatctaattaaaacattacaagggggctcctgggtggctcagtcagttaagcgtccaacttctgctcaggtcatgatctcgtgggtcttgagtttgagccctgcatcgggctctgtgctcagaaccCACtttccgatcctctgtctccctttctctctatccctcccccagtggtgctttttctctctcaaaaataaacatgaaaaaaaaaagtgtgaaaattTTATCTGATtgctgctgttttttgtttttgttacaatCAGGTACTTACAATTTCATCAGAAATCCCTAAAAGAATTCAGAGTGCCttaaaaaatgcagaagaatCAAAGCAATTTCTTAATCAGTTTCTGGAGCAAGAAACTCATCTCTTCAGTTCCATTAACAGCCATTTGCTGACCGCACAGCCCTGGATGGAAGATCTGGGGGCCATGATTAACCAAATTGAAGAGATTGAGCGCCATCTTGCTTACCTTAAATGGATTTCACAAATTGAAGAACTAAGGTAAAAAGGGCTTCTTTGTtctcataattattattttcctttgaggCTCTGTCTTAGCAGTGCATGCATGCCATTAAATAATTGAGTTAATTAAAGATTATAATAATGTAATTTTCCTGGTTGTTATGAAAATAGTATTATaatgattcttttccttttttgtgaatgAACATAAACTTTTCAGGGAGCTTAATTTGCATTTGAAAGAAAGTGAtctaagtaaaaattttaagtccTGTAGTTGTATtgtgaacacaaaataaaaactattatttataataccaAATTAATAAACAACTCTTCAACATGGTAATATTACTTTTTAGACACGATCACTTAATAAAATGGATTGCTTTctctaaatttgaatttctttcaatGGGAATCCTCTAATAAGAGATGTACAGTATTCTTAAATAAGTACAGTTTTGCTACCTGtgggtagagggaaaaaaagtacaCACTTCTTTCTGAATTGAATTCTGAATTGAATCACTAGTGTTAACTGAGAGTGTCTGGTATTGTCTTTCAAACAAGCTAAATTAACATTTCTGCCTAGATTGGcaaaattatttggtttttgatatagtcccccagcccctccatACTGCATGGTTCCATCGTGCTTTGTTTTAGCTACTCTTGCTCAAAGCTGTCAGCAACCATTAATATTGTCTGGAAGacttgaagaagaaaagtcatCCAAGAGTCTTAATGTCCCATTGTGTATCAgagttaatatattttatgttacgTCTTCCAAAGAGTAATGCAGTATCACTTTGTCCTGTGTATTTCCCgagattttaaagaattttaccTCTCAGCATGGTGTGAAGTCTTTGTTTTGCATATATAAGtttaacatttacagaaaaaatgatACACCTAAGATTGTAGTGTTACCAGTGATTCCAGAAATCAATTTAAACTTTTTAGATCATCTCCTTGTTGGGATAAATTATTTGGGGTGAACAGATTTTAAATCTTGCtactttttacttcatttttctttgcccCTCTGGAGGAAAACACCAATAAGGAGCAATGTTAATAACCTTATTATTAAGTAGAGTAAGTTGTTTAAAAGCCTCACTCTTGTAGTAGCCAAAGCAATAGGTTAATTAACATAGGACTATGGTTATGGATAGCCTTTTTCTGGTGTTGGGATTATTTAAGACAAGTTTGCCCTGGGCATCATATTAGAAATAGGAATCAAGTTCATAATCAAATAGAGCATAGCTATTTCTCCCTAATAACATGTTCTTTGCTCTCGATGTGATAAATCtctatttctgtcttcctttggGTTTTTAAGATTTTCCTCATCTAATTTCTCTCTAACATTAACCTGCTTTTTATTCTGTagcactttctcttttttaaaaaattagttttttcctTAGAACTAGCATCTTTTATTAGCTCTGCTTCTTGAATACCACAGTATCGCAGTATCATTATGCACAAACCCTGTTTCCCTAGCTTTTTCTGTGCTCTGAATGCCATTCATGATGCTGTGTTGTGTGGAGAGCTACTTCACTGTGTCCTGGAAAGGAGTCCTCCCTTACTCTGTGCTTTTGTGtacattttacattgttttgtAACATCTGTACATTTCTTAAACACAGCAGTCTTCCTTTTAACATAATGTAACACTTACTTTGGATTTATGTTTCTTTGAAGTGGGAAATCAGCAAGAAGGTTTTAATTTGCCATGATGCACAGGGAAGAACCTTACAGGGGAGCAGGCTCCGTGCATGCTGACCATCAGAACAAGCCCATAAACGGGgatcctggtggctcagtcactggagcgtccgactcttgatttcagcttaggtcatgagctcacagttcgtgggttccaatcctgtgtcgggctctgagctgacagcgtggagcctgcttaggattctctctctccctcactctctgcccttccacctccctcacacacatgcactctctcaaaataaataaataaacttaaaaaacaacaagaaaagaacaagtccataaaaaaaaacaaaacaaaactactcgTGCTTTAAATGCAGAAATGATGGGTTTCTTGACACCCAATGGGACAAAAGAGTGCTTTCAATTCTGGTAGTAGCTATAAAAGACAAAACTGGTTggaaatcttaataaaaatgattagagaaagagaagaaagaaaaatgagagaatgggAGTAAGGGATGGCCACAAGAGCTgacaggaataaatagaataatacaaaaacacaagCTAAGTATTCTTGCTGAGGCCTGAAGCAGTGACCGTGAAAAACACAAGCAGCTCTCAGAGGACAGGAAAAAATGCTTGTGCATAGTGGAGCTCTGCAGGGTGGAGATACACATTCCTGTTCCTAAGGAGGACGCCGTGTGCGCCCCAGGAACATACAACAAACGGGGGACTGGAGTCCCAGCACTTTGGCGGCCGGTAGAGGATGCCTGGAGGTACACTCCCGCCTCAGGTTTCCTACAGGGGGCGGCTCCTGAACCAAGGTCAGTTATTGACAAGGTCACATTTTATTCCTTATTCTTAGCTGTTTAAGCTATGAGATGTTATTTTTATCCAAAGAaacatctcattttcatttttcctcattttaattttttttatttttttaaattatttttttcaacattattttttgagagacagagagagagcatgagcaggggaggtgcagagagagggagacacagaatcagaagcagagtccaggctctgagctgtcagcacagagcccgatgcagggctcaaactcatgaaccgtgagatcgtgacctaggccaaagtcagtcacctaaccgactgagccccccaggctcccctttaattttttattcaagtatagttgacacacaacatctcatttttaaataaaatgttttgctcTATGAAGTCAAATAAGCCAAAATGGTGGCTCATGGGATAAATTTGTCCTGAAGACATCTTTTATTTGGCTTGTTTCAAAGGatttgattaattgattttgCATGAAAGTCTTGATTTCTGGCTTTCCTAGAAAAAATGTTAAGCTTTGGCCACATTGGTAAAAAGAAAGCCACTTCTGGCTGCCTCCTTCTTCCTTGCACGGAACCTTATACACCACAGGAGGGAGATGTCATTTTTGCTGCACTTGGAATTTTGACAGACTATCTTTGAAGTTTGCTTTGCCTCATTTTGCAGTGATAACATTCAGCAATATCTGATGACCAATAACGTCCCAGAGGCAGCCTCTACTCTGGTGTCTATGGTGGAACTTGACATCAAGCTTCAGGAATCATCTTGTGCTCATCTTCTTGCTTTCACGAGAGCCACTGTTAAATTCTGGCATAAGATCCTCAAGGACAAACTTACAAGGTAAGGAATTCACCTGTTATTTCATGGTAGTGCTTTCACATGGATATTCGGTGACCATTGTATTTTACTGAAATACGTGTGTTGCTTTTTCTGTTACAGTGATTTTGAGGAAGTTTTAGCCCAGCTTCACTGGCCATTCATCACACCCCCCCAGTCTCAGACTGTTGGCTTGAGTCGCCcagcaggtgcccctgagataTATAGTAACCTGGAGACACTGTTTTGCCAGCTTCTGAAACTGCAAACCTCGTATCTTTGTTGGAGATAAAACTTactaaaattgctttttttttcgaGAGTGGATTTGTAGCTAGAGAGTAAAACTTTTTGAAAGGGACCAAGAAGCCAAACAGTAGTACTAGGTTTGGACTTGATCTGTATATACCCGCAGAGTGATGGATTGTGCCCTTCAGAGTGAATAGCGTTGGGGGGAGCGGGGTCAGTCTGAAATACATGACTGACCCAGGTTTATATCACATGTAGGTCTCTTGGGacgacagaaaaaaaaaatgggcaatagGGAGGAAAGTTTAGTAATCTAGTGTTAATAAAGGAATTCTTGATTGTGTTTCCTTCTTCACTACTGTTTTTTATGTTAGGAAAGACAGGGTAATTCTAATAACATATTTCATGCACTTTTTATGAAATCATATGCAATGTAAAATTATGtcttataattaattttacttagTATCTTATATAtttgttagaaaaatatattgtgtgtctgtacatacatacacgtgtgtgtgtatatatgtgtatatatccatatatccatgcatatatattgttttgtatccttttctttttccttgacttGACTATGTCAGAGATGAATTACTTACTGAGCCAAAACAACTTCCAGAAAAATACTGTCTTCCTGCATCCCCGTCTGTCATCCTGCCCATCCAGATTATGCTGACTCCCCTTCAGAAAAGGTTCAGGTATCACTTCCGAGGGAACCGACAGACTAATGTTATAAGCAAGGTGTGCTTTGCCAACTCTTGTCCTTCGTTGTTATTAATAGCAGTTGTTAAGCATCCCGATCCTCTTTCTGGTTTAAGTTAAAATCCGATCCCattcacatttctgttttttctctgaAGAGCTAAATTCCTGTTTTGTCCTTGCCTTAATAGATCTATTTTGGGACTTGTGTTGATATGCCATGGGACTCCGCTCACTCATTAGCACGTCATCTCACCAGTGTCTCAAGTTGCCCCTTGGGTGTGCTGTGACATTTGTTGGGGGCACTTGTGACAACTGGCTCCACGTGTTTCACTGTACGAATTGCTCCTTCAGTCTTATATATATATCAGAGAGAGATGTGAAAGTCCACAGATAGTCAAGTATTCGCTTTTGAACAGAGTGCTGATGCTACCATGATTTAtggctgaggtgcctgggtggctcagttggttgggcatctgacacTTGGTTGGGGCTCAGATCACGCTCTcatagttcaagccccgcatcaggctctgtgctaatggtgtggagcctgcttgggattctctgtctccctctctgccccttccccactcgttctctctctctctctctgcctcccctcctccctccctccctccctctctctctctcaaaaatggataaccatttaaaaaataagtgaaaagctttaaaaaattttaaaacattaaatgattTGTGTGTGTACAAGAAAGTAAGGAATGATGGGGATGGCTTTGAGGAAATTCTCACCATCTCATCAGCATTTTAGCTGAGGGATTACAGCCATATATGTTGGAGatactctgttttttgtttgtttggttttttttgtttttttttttttagagaaagaggtgAGTGAGTGAGGAGGAACAGAGGgacaggggggcaggggagagagagagagagagagagaaagaaagaaaggaaggaagaaggaaggaaggaaggaaggaaggaaggaaggaaggaaggaaggaaggaaggaagaaagaaagaaagaaagaaagaaagaaagaaagaaagaaagaaagaaagagaaggaatcttaagcggctccatgctcagtgcggagcccaatgcggggcttgatcccaggactctgaatgacctgacccaaaatcaagagttggacgctcaaatgactgagccaccaggtgcccctatattggAGATattcttgagatttttctttaacttgACCAGAAAAACAATcaggcatttgtttttaatgaaattttattgaattcattgaGAATTAGAACTCTGTTGCCAGGGTATGGAGACTACCTTATTTATCCTTAAGTTTGCTACATTTAATGCAGTGCAAGTAGCAGAGTGGTTCATTTCAGTGTTTTGAATTATATGTTATTGCACCAGGCTTACCCCAGGTGTTGTATGTGGCATTTATAAATGAGTTTATAGgctttatagaattttaaaggGGTCAAGGGATAGGGAGTTATGTTTGCACGGGAAGGAGTTGAGTGGCAATTGCATTTCTGGGTCTTAAATTCAGTTTATTCTATTGTACTTTATGGATCTCCTCCTTTTTTGGATGAGGTGTTGGTGGAAAGAAGAATAGAACCAATTAGTAAGTAGCGAGACAAGGCAATAAACCTACAGCTGTAGAGAGGCAGTAAGAATTTGAGGTTAGAAAATTGTGAGTTAtgttgattcctttcttttttaaaaattattttcttaacttttttaaaatatttatatttgagaaagagagagagggaaggagagacagagtatgagcgagggaggggcagagagagagggagacacagaatctgaagcaggctccaggctccaagctgtcagcacagagcctgacatggggctcgaacctacgaaccccaagatcatgacctgagccgaagttggacacttaactaactgagccacccaggcgccccatgttgaTTCCTTTCTAAAGTACATTTCCACTCTGTCATCAAGCCTAAACTACACAGCCCCTGAGATTAGGGATGCCCCTTACTCACTTTTGTATTTCTAGCATCTAGCACATAACAGGGATTTaccctcagtaaatgtttttgaatgcCTGTCCAACAAAACTTGGAAGGTTTGAGAATCATCTCTAGGGACAATTTAAAAAGCTGCctatttacatttacttttctaTGATTTTACCTGTTTTaaggcatatttttttcttactttaccttttgaaaagacaaaccagaagaaaatcaggtttaaaagttattttggaatgtaatttacaaaaaaaccaaacacaaaacaaaattaaaggccATCAGTTCTTTGTAATGCTCATCATTTTACATATCTCCAAAGTGCTATGTTTTCAACACATACAGTATTGTAAATTTATGAGTTTACTGACTTATGCCACCTTTGGGAATTTGTTGGGAGTACATTGGGAAACATCTGATTAAAGTTCAGAGCAGAAATTGTGTTCTTTTATAAGAATCTTCACCTAATTTGTGTAAGTGCTATGTGTATACAATTAACTAGAACCATTTAATTGTAACTTTCTGGTCAGAATGACTTAAGAATTCAGACTATTTTAACTTCCTTCCTTAGCCTGAATGGTACTTGGCTCAGGTACTTATGTGGATTGGGAATCACACTCAGTTTCTGGATGAGAAGATTCAGCCAATATTAGACAAAGTAGGCCCTTCGGTAAATGCAAGGGTAAGAAACTGTGTTCTTAAATTGTTCCAGTTTTAGAGTTGTGTGTGTCCGCGAATAATCTGTCATTTACCTTACCTCCTGCTTACATGTTTCTTTCAGCTTGAATTTTCCCGGGGCCTCATGATGCTCGTTCTTGAGAAGTTAGCTGCAGACATCCCATGTCTGCTCTATGATGACAATCTCTTCTGTCATCTGGTGGATGAGGTGCTTTTGTTCGAAAGGGAGCTGCACAGTCTTTATGGCTATCCCAGCACTTTTGCCAACTGTATGCATATTCTGTCAGAGGACACCTGTTTTCAGAGGTGGTTGACTGTGGAGAGAAAATGTAAGTGTTCAGTAGCCATCAAGTGGAGAGCATATTATCTCCTTTTGTGTATATTAACTTTTGGTGTTTTTCTCCACCCGCTCTGGGTAGAAACTAGAGTCATCTGGATTTTTCTTGGTTAAGGTTTACCAAGTTGCCTTTTCTTCCCATCAGACCAGTTTTTCTTGTACTTGCACCATCCACGTTTCTAGAATGGAAGAGTCAAGCCAGTATAGGATACAGCTAACTGTTTTATAGATTGTACCATAGTACTTCCTGTTCTTTGTAGTGTCTGTTGGATGTAGCTGGTCTCATCAGTTTAACTATTTTGAAGATTTTGGGTAGGGGTGGCGGGGAGAAGTAGGGAATCTTGTTCAACCCTAACACAGAGCGTGTTAAATATAGTGCAACCGGTAGGAGGTTGtagatttggttttttgttttttacagaaaaaCCATTACTCCTAAAAACTTGTGCTGAAAATTAAGAATGACTGTAACTACTTAATTGACCTGTTCCCTTTTTCTGCATATCAGTTGCTCTTCAAAAAATGGACTCAATGCTTTCATCAGAAGCTGCTTGGATATCCCAATATAAGGATATCACTGATGT encodes the following:
- the RINT1 gene encoding RAD50-interacting protein 1 isoform X2; this encodes MLPAAEIGKAPAAPCCSESGNERKDVEEKNDINIAALFGNEQVSEDTNNGDLTSYVSAFIEKEVGNDLKSLKKLDKLIEQMTENKMQLEEQVLTISSEIPKRIQSALKNAEESKQFLNQFLEQETHLFSSINSHLLTAQPWMEDLGAMINQIEEIERHLAYLKWISQIEELSDNIQQYLMTNNVPEAASTLVSMVELDIKLQESSCAHLLAFTRATVKFWHKILKDKLTSDFEEVLAQLHWPFITPPQSQTVGLSRPAGAPEIYSNLETLFCQLLKLQTSDELLTEPKQLPEKYCLPASPSVILPIQIMLTPLQKRFRYHFRGNRQTNVISKPEWYLAQVLMWIGNHTQFLDEKIQPILDKVGPSVNARLEFSRGLMMLVLEKLAADIPCLLYDDNLFCHLVDEVLLFERELHSLYGYPSTFANCMHILSEDTCFQRWLTVERKFALQKMDSMLSSEAAWISQYKDITDVDEMKVPDCAETFMTLLLVITASRKLQFLELQKDLVDDFRIRLTQVMKEETRASLGFRYCAILNAVNYISTVLADWADNVFFLQLQQAALEVFAENNTLSKLQLGQLASMESSVFDDMINLLERLKHDMLTRQVDHVFREVKDAAKLYKKERRCGLGPSQVAVAAVAVGAGGDVPVQLGLPAAAHRERPLTPAGGAALLLLVHSLLAGACGEAGCVHLPRSKQERAAFRGPDGKGTCDTNCSLFQIVLANHFNEGGAAQLQFDMTRNLFPLFSRYCKRPENYFKHVKEACIVLNLNIGSALLLKDVLQSASGQLPATEALNEVGIYKLAQQDVEILLNLRTNWPNTGK
- the RINT1 gene encoding RAD50-interacting protein 1 isoform X4: MLPAAEIGKAPAAPCCSESGNERKDVEEKNDINIAALFGNEQVSEDTNNGDLTSYVSAFIEKEVGNDLKSLKKLDKLIEQMTENKMQLEEQVLTISSEIPKRIQSALKNAEESKQFLNQFLEQETHLFSSINSHLLTAQPWMEDLGAMINQIEEIERHLAYLKWISQIEELSDNIQQYLMTNNVPEAASTLVSMVELDIKLQESSCAHLLAFTRATVKFWHKILKDKLTSDFEEVLAQLHWPFITPPQSQTVGLSRPAGAPEIYSNLETLFCQLLKLQTSDELLTEPKQLPEKYCLPASPSVILPIQIMLTPLQKRFRYHFRGNRQTNVISKPEWYLAQVLMWIGNHTQFLDEKIQPILDKVGPSVNARLEFSRGLMMLVLEKLAADIPCLLYDDNLFCHLVDEVLLFERELHSLYGYPSTFANCMHILSEDTCFQRWLTVERKFALQKMDSMLSSEAAWISQYKDITDVDEMKVPDCAETFMTLLLVITDRYKNLPTASRKLQFLELQKDLVDDFRIRLTQVMKEETRASLGFRYCAILNAVNYISTVLADWADNVFFLQLQQAALEVFAENNTLSKLQLGQLASMESSVFDDMINLLERLKHDMLTRQVDHVFREVKDAAKLYKKERLFQNIEEEGKLPNSF
- the RINT1 gene encoding RAD50-interacting protein 1 isoform X3, which produces MLPAAEIGKAPAAPCCSESGNERKDVEEKNDINIAALFGNEQVSEDTNNGDLTSYVSAFIEKEVGNDLKSLKKLDKLIEQMTENKMQLEEQVLTISSEIPKRIQSALKNAEESKQFLNQFLEQETHLFSSINSHLLTAQPWMEDLGAMINQIEEIERHLAYLKWISQIEELSDNIQQYLMTNNVPEAASTLVSMVELDIKLQESSCAHLLAFTRATVKFWHKILKDKLTSDFEEVLAQLHWPFITPPQSQTVGLSRPAGAPEIYSNLETLFCQLLKLQTSDELLTEPKQLPEKYCLPASPSVILPIQIMLTPLQKRFRYHFRGNRQTNVISKPEWYLAQVLMWIGNHTQFLDEKIQPILDKVGPSVNARLEFSRGLMMLVLEKLAADIPCLLYDDNLFCHLVDEVLLFERELHSLYGYPSTFANCMHILSEDTCFQRWLTVERKFALQKMDSMLSSEAAWISQYKDITDVDEMKVPDCAETFMTLLLVITDRYKNLPTASRKLQFLELQKDLVDDFRIRLTQVMKEETRASLGFRYCAILNAVNYISTVLADWADNVFFLQLQQAALEVFAENNTLSKLQLGQLASMESSVFDDMINLLERLKHDMLTRQVDHVFREVKDAAKLYKKERWLSLPSQSEQAVMSLSSSACPLLLTVRDRLLQLEEQLCFSLFTVFWQVLVEKLDVYIYQEIVLANHFNEGGAAQLQFDMTRNLFPLFSRYCKRPENYFKHVKEACIVLNLNIGSALLLKDVLQSASGQLPATEALNEVGIYKLAQQDVEILLNLRTNWPNTGK